Proteins co-encoded in one Papaver somniferum cultivar HN1 chromosome 5, ASM357369v1, whole genome shotgun sequence genomic window:
- the LOC113282557 gene encoding 40S ribosomal protein S24-1, whose translation MADTKAVTIRTRKFMTNRLLSRKQFVIDVLHPGRANVSKTELKEKLAKMYEVKDQSSIFVFKFRTHFGGGKSTGFGLIYDTVDNAKKFEPKYRLVRNGLDTKIERSRKQIKERKNRAKKIRGVKKTKAGDAAKKK comes from the exons ATGGCAGACACCAAAGCTGTTACCATCAGAACCAGGAAGTTCATGACTAACAGGCTTCTATCCAGGAAGCAATTC GTTATTGATGTTCTTCACCCAGGAAGAGCTAATGTTTCAAAG ACTGAGTTGAAGGAAAAGCTTGCAAAGATGTACGAAGTGAAAGATCAGAGTTCTATATTTGTCTTCAAGTTTAGAACTCATTTTGGAGGTGGAAAATCAACTGGGTTTGGATTGATCTACGATACTGTTGATAATGCTAAGAAGTTCGAACCTAAATACAGACTCGTCAGG AACGGACTTGATACCAAAATTGAGAGATCAAGGAAACAAATCAAGGAAAGGAAGAACAGGGCCAAGAAGATTCGTGGAGTTAAAAAG ACCAAGGCTGGAGATGCTGCCAAGAAGAAGTGA
- the LOC113277753 gene encoding ATP-dependent Clp protease adapter protein CLPS1, chloroplastic-like, whose protein sequence is MEISVCSSLNASSFIKPSKFSPSFHSKPSNLNLITKNTTYKRYSVSMHVEANSLFGFPKRSGGGAGILERPNLDTSIFESTPKVEEGGDMGKLKNRTAIGNGDGCKVLLIDDTRHTEKSVASILPKAVPAVTTDAAKELFHESRQNGAAVVIVAVKEHAEFYLEMMTNLGLSAAIEPDSSTV, encoded by the exons ATGGAGATTTCTGTTTGTAGCAGCTTAAATGCATCATCCTTCATAAAACCTTCTAAATTCTCTCCCTCTTTTCATTCTAAACCCAGTAACCTAAACTTGATTACTAAAAATACAACCTACAAAAGATATTCAGTTTCAATGCATGTTGAAGCAAATAGTTTATTTGGATTCCCCAAGAGAAGTGGCGGTGGTGCTGGTATCTTAGAACGGCCTAATCTAGACACATCTATATTCGAATCTACTCCAAAAGTGGAAGAAG GTGGTGATATGGGAAAATTGAAGAACAGGACAGCTATAGGCAATGGAGATGGTTGCAAGGTTCTTCTAATTGATGACACACGCCATACTGAAAAATCAG TGGCGTCCATTCTACCAAAAGCTGTTCCAGCTGTTACAACCGATGCTGCAAAAGAACTCTTTCACGAGTCCCGACAAAATGGTGCTGCCGTTGTAATTGTAGCTGTAAAG GAGCATGCTGAATTCTATCTTGAGATGATGACCAACCTGGGATTAAGTGCAGCCATAGAACCAGATTCAAGTACAGTGTAA